GCCACGGTGGCCCAGGCCTGCAGGGTGCCGCTGGTCAGGGCCAGCGGCAATCCGCTCGCGAATCCCAGGACCAGCAGGGGCGCGACGCGGGGACTGGTGTAGACGTTGGATACAGCGGTAATGACGGTCTCCTGGAACGAGCCGGCGCCGCGCATGGTCATGCGCGGCGGGCTTGCGGCATTTTAGGCGCTGCCGCCCGGGCCGTCAGCCCGCGTTGCAGAATGTCAGGGCGAGGCGAAGCGGTACACCGCCAGGGTGCTGCGCCAGCTCGGGAAGGTCTTGATCTCGCGCCCTTCGTTGAAGGTGGCGCGCTCCAGGATGCGCAGGCCCAGCTCGCCCGCCAGCTGCTCGAAGTCGCGCAGCGTGCACAGGTGGATGTTGGGCGTGTTGTACCACTGGTAGGGCATCTGGCCCGTCACCGGCATGCGCCCGCGCAGGATGGCCCAGCCATGCGGCCAGTAGCCGAAGTTGGGAAACGACACCACGCCGTGGCGCGCCACCCGCGCCATTTCACGCAGGATGTGCTCGGTGCGGTGCATCGACTGCAGCGTCTGCGACAGCACCACGGTGTCGAACTGCTTGTCGTCGAACAGCGCCAGGCCGTCTTCCAGGTTCTGCTGGATCACCTCGACGCCGCGCCGCACGCAGGCGATGACGCAGGTGTCGTCCAGCTCGACGCCCGCGCCGCGCACCTGGCGGTGGTCGCGCAGGTGCGCCAGCAGCGCGCCGTCGCCGCAACCCAGGTCCAGCACGCGGCTGCCGGGCTCGATCCAGCTGGCGATGCGCGCCAGGTCGGGCCGCAGCGCAACGAGGGCCGGACGGGGAGTCACAGGAGTCATGCGGAGCGTCCTTCGGTCTGGGTGGCGCCGGTCAACGCCAGCTCGCGGGCGATGCGCTCGTAATAGCCGCGCACCACGGCATGGTAGCGCGCGTCTTCCAGCAGGAAGGCGTCGTGCCCGTGCGGCGCGTCGATCTCGGCGTAGGTGACCGGGCTGGCGTTCTTGAGCAGGGCGCGCACGATCTCGCGCGAGCGCTCCGGCGGGAAGCGCCAGTCGGTGGTGAACGACACCAGCAGGAAATCGGCCTTGGCCGGCGCCAGCGCGCGCGCCAGATCGCCGCCCGTCTTGCGGGCCGGATCGAAATAATCCAGCGCGCGGGTGATCAGCAGATAGGTGTTGGCGTCGAAATAGCGGGTGAATTTCTCGCCCTGGTAACGCAGGTACGACTCGACCTCGAACTCGACGTCATAGCCGTAGTGGTATGCGCCATCGGCCGCCGGCGCGCGCTGGGCGCGGCCGAATTTCTCGGCCATGTCATCGTCGGACAGATAGGTGATGTGGCCGATCATGCGCGCCACCGACAGGCCGCGGCGCGGCACGGTTTCCTGCGCGTAGTAGTCGCCGCCGTGGAAATCCGGATCGGTGATGATGGCGCGGCGTGCCACCTCGTTGAAGCCGATGTTCTGCGCCGACAGGCGCGGCGTGCTGGCGATGACCACGCAATTGGCCACGCGCTCGGGCAGCGTGATGGCCCAGCTCAGGGCCTGCATGCCGCCCAGCGAGCCGCCCATCACCGCGGCGAAGCGCTCGATGCCGAAGTGGTCCGCGACCCGGGCCTGCGCCTGCACCCAGTCTTCCACCGTCAGCACCGGGAACGCGGCGCCCCAGGGCTTGCCGGTCTCGGGATTGATGCTGGCCGGCCCGGTCGAGCCGAAGCACGAGCCCAGGTTGTTGACACCGATGACGAAGAACACGTTGGTGTCCACCGGCTTGCCGGGGCCCACCATGTTGTCCCACCAGCCGACATCGCTGGGGCTGTCCGCCGCCTGGCCGGCCACGTGATGCGAGGCGTTCAGGGCGTGGCAGATGAGCACGGCATTGCTGCGCGCGGCGTTGAGCGTGCCATAGGTCTCGACCGCCAGCTCGTACGAAGCCAGCGACTGGCCGCTGAGCAAGGCCAGCGGCTCGTCGAAACGCAGGAAGACGGGAGCGACCAGCCCGACGGAACCGGGATCAGCGGCGTCGGACTGAGTGATGGCGGCGGCGGGCAGGGTCGCGAGCGCGGCGCTGGCCGAATCACCGGCCAAATGTTGGGCAGGAGTGGTCATACGGACCTCTTTAGCTGGATTTATTGGAAGGCGCCCGCAAGCGGATCAGGCAAATCGGCGCCGAAAATTGGGTACTGCGGCAGGAATTCTAGCACTGCTTGCGGCCGGGACGGCAAGCGCCCCCGGCGTGGCCGTCGCCCGGCGCAAGCGTCCGGGCGGGCCTCAGGCGCCCGCCTCCCAGGGCTCGTGGCCCAGGTATTCGTAGCGTTCGGTGTTGACGCGCGAGATGCGCCATTCCACCGGCTGGCGGTTGTACGAATACGCCAGGCGGCGGATCTCCAGCAGCGGCCCGCCCTCGGCCACGCCGAGCCAGCGCGCATGGGAACGGTCGGCCAGGCAGGTGCGCAGGCGTTCATCGGTGGCGATGACGTTGACGCCGAACACGTCCTGGTACAGCGCGTACAGCGTGCTGGCGCGTTCGCGCAGGTGCGCCTCGGTCATGCCCGGAAAGCGCGACTCCGGCAGGCAGATGTCGTCGACCATGACCACGTCGCCGTTCAGCGACAGCATGTTGAGGAACTCGAACACGTAGGCGCCTGCGGGCAGCCCCAGCTTGTCGCGCGCCTCGGCCGACGCCTTGACGCGGCGAAAGCGCAGCAGCTCGGTGGCTGGATACGACTTGTGGCCGTCCTGGCGCAGGATGCGGAAGAACTTGAAGAAATGGTGGTTGCGGGTGTGCACCGCGACGTAGGTGCCGCGGCCCTGGTGGCGCACCAGGATGTTCTCGGCGGCCAGTTCGTCGATGGCCTTGCGCAACGTGCCGATCGACACGCCGAACCGTTCGGCCAGGTTCTTTTCCGGGGGAATCGCCTCGCCCTGCTTCCATTCGCCTTGCGCCAGCGCGGCAAGCACGGCCTGCTTGACCTGCTCGTACAAGGGACTGCCCAAAGGCACAGTCGATGACAGGCTGGTGTTCATGGGTGCATCGCAATAAATCAGGGACTCCAGTGTAGCGGCGCGGACCGCCTCGGCTCAAGTCATACAATTCATATATATGATTTAGTTGACATGCGAAAAAGCCCGCCCTAAGATTTGCCGGACGTTGTAATCCGAAGCGCCCGCGGCACTCCGCCGCACGCTCACCCTGGAGAGAAAGACGATGATTCACGCCGTATTGCACGATGCCAAGGACACGGTGGCGGTCGCCGTGGTGGAGGGCCTGACCGCCGGAACGGAACTCAATGCCTGGATCATGGACGAGGACAAGATCGTCCACGTGCGGGCTTCGCAGGACATCCCCATCGGCCACAAGGTCGCGATCAAGGACATGGCCGTGGGCGACACGGTCTTCAAGTACGGCGTGGACATCGGCCGCGTGGTCGCGCCGATCCAGGCCGGCCAGCACGCCCACGTGCACAACATCAAGACCAAGCGCTGGTAAGTCGCGTCCCCTCGCCCACACAGGAAACCATCATGTCCGTCATCAATGCTCAGACCACCTTCCAGGGCTACCGCCGCGACAACGGCCGGGTCGGCGTGCGCAACCACGTCATCGTCCTGCCCGTGGACGACATCTCCAACGCCGCGGCCGAGGCCGTCGCCAACAACATCAAGGGCACGCTGGCCCTGCCCCACCCCTACGGCCGCCTGCAATTCGGCGAAGACCTGGAGCTGCACTTCCGCACCCTCATCGGCACCGGCTGCAATCCCAACGTCGCCGCGGTGGTGGTGATCGGCATCGAGGAAGGCTGGACCAAGCGCGTGGTCGACGGCATCGCCGCCACCGGCAAGCCGGTCATGGGCTTCAGCATCGAGCTGCACGGCGACCACGACACCATCATGCGGGCCTCGCGCTGCGCCAAGGAATTCGTGCACTACGCCACCGCGCTCACCCGCAGCACGTGTCCGATCTCGGACCTGTGGGTCTCGACCAAGTGCGGCGAGTCCGACACCACCTCGGGCTGTGGCGCCAACCCGACCGTGGGCAACGCCTTCGACAAGCTCTACGCGCTGGGCTCGACCCTGGTGTTCGGCGAGACCTCGGAACTGACCGGCGGCGAACACATCGTGGCCGAGCGCTGCGCCAACGACGCCGTGCGCGAGCGTTTCATGTTCATGTTCGACCGCTACCAGGCCATGATCGACCGCTGGAAGACCAGCGACCTGTCCGAATCGCAGCCGACCAAGGGCAACATCGCCGGCGGCCTGACCACCATCGAGGAAAAGGCGCTGGGCAACATCCAGAAGATCGGCAAGCAGTGCCGCGTCGACGGCGTCATCGACAAGGCCGAGATCCCCGACGGGCCGGGCCTGTGGTTCATGGACTCGTCCTCGGCCGCGGCCGAGATGGTGACGCTGTGCGCGGCCTCCGGCTACGCGGTGCACTTCTTCCCCACCGGCCAGGGCAACGTCATCGGCAACCCGATCCTGCCGGTCATCAAGATCTGCGCCAACCCGCGCACCGTGCGGACCATGTCGGAACACATCGACGTCGACACCAGCGCCCTGCTGCAACGCGAGATCGACCTGAACCAGGCCGGCGACAAGCTGCTCGAATGCATGCTCGCCACCGCCAACGGCCGCTGGACCGCGGCCGAGGCCCTGGGCCACCGCGAGTTCGTCCTGACCCGCATCTTCGAAAGCGCCTGACGGCGCCCGGCCGGCGCGCCGCGCGCGCCGGCCGCCCCGCGCAGTTCCTCGCAGCACACACGCACAAAAGCATGCAGACCCGGGCGCAAGCCGCCACGGCAGCACAGGCGTAAGCATTCCTACCCGGGCGCCACCCCCAAGGAGGAAGACAGATGAATCGCGAGCAACATCCCCAAATCGACGACGCGCAGCGCCGGCGCGTGCTCGGCGCGCTGGGCGCCGCCGGCCTCTGTGCCCTGGCCCCCTGGCAACAGGCCCTGGCGCAGAAGCGCGTCTGGCCGGAACGGCCGATCAACTACGTCGTGCCCTTCCCGCCCGGCGGCCTGACCGACGTGGCCGCGCGCCAGGTCGGCAAGGCGCTGAGCGACGCCGAACGCTGGAACATCGTGGTCGAGAACCGCCCCGGCGGCAGCGCCAACATCGGCGCGGCCCACGTGTCGCATGCCGCGCCCGACGGCTACACCTGGCTGGCCATCACGCTCTCGCACG
The window above is part of the Achromobacter deleyi genome. Proteins encoded here:
- the metX gene encoding homoserine O-succinyltransferase MetX, translating into MTTPAQHLAGDSASAALATLPAAAITQSDAADPGSVGLVAPVFLRFDEPLALLSGQSLASYELAVETYGTLNAARSNAVLICHALNASHHVAGQAADSPSDVGWWDNMVGPGKPVDTNVFFVIGVNNLGSCFGSTGPASINPETGKPWGAAFPVLTVEDWVQAQARVADHFGIERFAAVMGGSLGGMQALSWAITLPERVANCVVIASTPRLSAQNIGFNEVARRAIITDPDFHGGDYYAQETVPRRGLSVARMIGHITYLSDDDMAEKFGRAQRAPAADGAYHYGYDVEFEVESYLRYQGEKFTRYFDANTYLLITRALDYFDPARKTGGDLARALAPAKADFLLVSFTTDWRFPPERSREIVRALLKNASPVTYAEIDAPHGHDAFLLEDARYHAVVRGYYERIARELALTGATQTEGRSA
- a CDS encoding GntR family transcriptional regulator; amino-acid sequence: MNTSLSSTVPLGSPLYEQVKQAVLAALAQGEWKQGEAIPPEKNLAERFGVSIGTLRKAIDELAAENILVRHQGRGTYVAVHTRNHHFFKFFRILRQDGHKSYPATELLRFRRVKASAEARDKLGLPAGAYVFEFLNMLSLNGDVVMVDDICLPESRFPGMTEAHLRERASTLYALYQDVFGVNVIATDERLRTCLADRSHARWLGVAEGGPLLEIRRLAYSYNRQPVEWRISRVNTERYEYLGHEPWEAGA
- a CDS encoding UxaA family hydrolase encodes the protein MIHAVLHDAKDTVAVAVVEGLTAGTELNAWIMDEDKIVHVRASQDIPIGHKVAIKDMAVGDTVFKYGVDIGRVVAPIQAGQHAHVHNIKTKRW
- a CDS encoding UxaA family hydrolase; this translates as MSVINAQTTFQGYRRDNGRVGVRNHVIVLPVDDISNAAAEAVANNIKGTLALPHPYGRLQFGEDLELHFRTLIGTGCNPNVAAVVVIGIEEGWTKRVVDGIAATGKPVMGFSIELHGDHDTIMRASRCAKEFVHYATALTRSTCPISDLWVSTKCGESDTTSGCGANPTVGNAFDKLYALGSTLVFGETSELTGGEHIVAERCANDAVRERFMFMFDRYQAMIDRWKTSDLSESQPTKGNIAGGLTTIEEKALGNIQKIGKQCRVDGVIDKAEIPDGPGLWFMDSSSAAAEMVTLCAASGYAVHFFPTGQGNVIGNPILPVIKICANPRTVRTMSEHIDVDTSALLQREIDLNQAGDKLLECMLATANGRWTAAEALGHREFVLTRIFESA
- the metW gene encoding methionine biosynthesis protein MetW, giving the protein MTPVTPRPALVALRPDLARIASWIEPGSRVLDLGCGDGALLAHLRDHRQVRGAGVELDDTCVIACVRRGVEVIQQNLEDGLALFDDKQFDTVVLSQTLQSMHRTEHILREMARVARHGVVSFPNFGYWPHGWAILRGRMPVTGQMPYQWYNTPNIHLCTLRDFEQLAGELGLRILERATFNEGREIKTFPSWRSTLAVYRFASP